One genomic region from Chionomys nivalis chromosome 17, mChiNiv1.1, whole genome shotgun sequence encodes:
- the Rpl30 gene encoding 60S ribosomal protein L30 — translation MVAAKKTKKSLESINSRLQLVMKSGKYVLGYKQTLKMIRQGKAKLVILANNCPALRKSEIEYYAMLAKTGVHHYSGNNIELGTACGKYYRVCTLAIIDPGDSDIIRSMPEQTGEK, via the exons atggtgGCCGCAAAGAAGACG aaaaagtctctggaGTCGATCAACTCTCGGCTCCAGCTTGTTATGAAAAGTGGGAAGTACGTGCTGGGATACAAACAGACTCTGAAGATGATCAGACAGGGCAAAGCGAAATTGGTGATTCTCGCCAACAACTGCCCCGCCTTGAG GAAATCTGAAATAGAATACTATGCCATGTTGGCTAAAACTGGTGTCCATCACTACAGTGGCAATAACATTGAGTTGGGCACAGCGTGTGGAAAATACTACAGAGTATGCACACTGGCCATCATTGACCCAG gtgaTTCTGACATTATTAGAAGCATGCCAGAACAGACTGGTGAAAAgtaa